A DNA window from Primulina tabacum isolate GXHZ01 chromosome 12, ASM2559414v2, whole genome shotgun sequence contains the following coding sequences:
- the LOC142521081 gene encoding uncharacterized protein LOC142521081, producing MASRWRRGFGNVRSFVGNSLGGLRGTSSLASWVVAGTLAYFLWVRPSQQLKREQQERAAAAASDPYRYVEKRKPIPDAQDTGLVYGSEKGAKISEGSSRS from the exons ATGGCGAGCCGTTGGAGGAGAGGGTTTGGGAACGTCAGATCCTTCGTCGGAAATTCCCTGGGCGGATTGAGGGGAACCAGCAGTTTAGCCTCGTGGGTTGTCGCCGGAACACTAGCTTATTTCCTCTGGGTCCGCCCTTCGCAGCAGCTCAAAAGGGAACAGCAG GAGAgggcggcggcggcggcttCAGACCCTTACCGATATGTTGAGAAACGGAAACCAATTCCGGATGCTCAG GACACTGGATTGGTGTATGGCAGTGAAAAAGGGGCGAAAATTTCTGAGGGAAGTTCCAGGTCATGA
- the LOC142520889 gene encoding coatomer subunit alpha-1-like: protein MLTKFETKSNRVKGLSFHSKRPWILASLHSGVIQLWDYRMGTLIDRFDEHDGPVRGVHFHKTQPLFVSGGDDYKIKVWNYKLHRCLFTLLGHLDYIRTVQFHHEYPWIVSASDDQTIRIWNWQSRTCISVLTGHNHYVMCASFHHKEDLVVSASLDQTVRVWDIGALRKKTVSPADDILRLSQMNTDFFGGVDAVVKYVLEGHDRGVNWASFHPTLPLIVSGADDRQVKIWRMNDTKAWEVDTLRGHMNNVSCVLFHSRQDIIVSNSEDKSIRVWDATKRTGLQTFRREHDRFWILSAHPEMNLLAAGHDSGMIVFKLERERPAFSVSGDSVFYVKDRFLRSFEYSSQKDTQLIPIRRPGSNSLNQGSRTLSYSPTENAVLICSDVDGGSYELYVVPKDSSGRGDTGQEAKRGVGGSAVFVARNRFAVLEKSSNQVLVKNLKNEIVKKSVLPIATDAIFYAGTGNLLCRAEDRVVIFDLQQRNVLGDLQTPFVRYVVWSPEMDTVALLSKHSIVIADKNLVHRCTLHETIRVKSGSWDDNGVFIYTTLTHIKYCLPNGDSGIIKTLDVPVYITKIYGNTIFCLDREGKNRPIIIDSTEYIFKLSLLGKRYDQVMSMIKKSELCGQAMIAYLQQKGFPQVALYFVKDERTRFNLALESGNIEKALESAKKIDEKDHWYRLGVEALRQGNAGIVEYAYQKTKNFGRLSFHYLITGNLEKLSKMMRIAEVKNDVMGQFHDALYIGDVQERVKILKNAGHLPLAYVTAKVHGLNDIAEGIAGELGDNVPSLPGKAELLTPPSPVLCAGDWPLLMVSKGIFEGGLDDTVKDGHEDYEEAADADWGEGLDVGEVDNMQNGDINALLEDDDKEENEEGGWGLEDLDLPADADTPRTAPHARSSVFVAPTPGIPVGQIWAQRSSLAAEHAAAGDFDTAMRLLSRQLGIRNFSPLKSLFIDIHMGSHTYLWAFSSAPVISVAVERGWNESASPNVRSPPALAFNFSQLDEKLKAGYKSTTAGKFSEALRLFQSILHTIPLIVVETRREVDEVKELIIIVKEYVLGLKMELQRRELKDDPVRQQELAAYFTHCNLQLPHTRLALLNAMTVCYKAQNLSTAANFANRLLETNPSNENQARTARQVLQAAGRNMKDATQLKYDFRNPFVLCGATYVPIYRGQRDITCPYCSTHFVPSQEGQLCTVCDLAVVGSDASGLRCSPTQR from the exons ATGCTGACGAAGTTCGAGACGAAGAGTAATAGAGTAAAAGGCCTGAGCTTTCACAGCAAGAGGCCATGGATCTTGGCGAGTCTCCACAGCGGAGTGATCCAGCTCTGGGATTACCGGATGGGCACCCTCATTGATCGGTTTGACGAGCACGATGGACCCGTCCGTGGCGTCCATTTTCATAAGACGCAGCCGCTTTTCGTGTCCGGAG GTGATGATTACAAGATCAAGGTGTGGAATTATAAATTGCACAGGTGTTTATTTACCCTTCTGGGTCATCTTGATTATATCCGGACTGTTCAATTTCATCACGAATATCCCTGGATTGTAAGCGCTAGTGATGATCAAACTATTAGAATATGGAATTGGCAGTCACGAACTTGCATTTCTGTATTGACTGGGCACAACCATTATGTAATGTGTGCATCGTTTCACCACAAAGAAGACTTGGTTGTGTCTGCCTCCTTGGATCAGACAGTACGTGTTTGGGATATCGGTGCCTTGAGGAAAAAAACAGTATCTCCTGCTGATGACATATTGCGATTGTCTCAAATGAACACAGACTTCTTTGGTGGTGTTGATGCTGTTGTCAAGTATGTCTTAGAAGGCCATGATAGAGGGGTGAACTGGGCTTCCTTCCATCCCACTCTCCCTCTGATTGTTTCCGGAGCAGATGACCGCCAAGTGAAAATCTGGCGCATGAATG ATACTAAAGCTTGGGAGGTGGATACATTGAGAGGCCACATGAACAATGTGTCATGTGTTTTGTTCCATTCAAGACAAGATATCATTGTCTCCAACTCAGAGGACAAGAGTATCAGAGTTTGGGATGCTACAAAAAGAACCGGTCTACAGACTTTTCGTAGGGAACATGATAGATTCTGGATTCTTTCAGCCCATCCTGAGATGAATCTTCTGGCTGCTGGTCATGATAGTGGCATGATTGTTTTTAAGTTGGAGAGAGAGCGCCCTGCCTTTTCCGTTAGTGGTGATTCAGTCTTCTATGTCAAGGATCGGTTTCTACGGTCCTTTGAGTATTCATCTCAGAAAGATACTCAGCTGATACCAATTCGCCGACCTGGTTCTAATAGTTTAAATCAAGGGTCTCGAACTCTTTCTTACAGTCCTACCGAGAATGCTGTATTGATTTGCTCTGATGTGGATGGCGGATCATATGAACTCTACGTTGTTCCTAAAGACAGCTCTGGAAGAGGTGACACAGGTCAAGAGGCAAAAAGAGGTGTTGGAGGATCAGCAGTTTTTGTGGCTCGAAATAGGTTTGCTGTGCTGGAGAAGAGCAGCAATCAGGTCTTGGTCAAGAAcctgaaaaatgaaatagtgaaaAAGAGTGTTCTTCCTATTGCTACTGATGCTATATTCTATGCGGGCACCGGAAATCTTCTCTGCAGGGCTGAGGACAGGGTTGTGATCTTTGATCTTCAACAAAGGAATGTTCTTGGAGATCTTCAAACTCCATTTGTTAGGTACGTGGTCTGGTCTCCGGAGATGGACACTGTTGCTTTATTGAGCAAGCACTCTATTGTTATTGCTGATAAAAATCTCGTGCACCGCTGTACTCTTCACGAGACCATTCGTGTCAAGAGTGGATCATGGGATGATAATGGTGTCTTCATCTATACTACACTCACACATATCAAGTATTGTCTTCCAAATGGGGACAGTGGAATTATCAAGACGTTGGATGTGCCTGTATATATCACAAAAATATATGGGAACACTATATTTTGCCTGGACAGAGAGGGGAAGAACCGTCCTATCATTATAGATTCAACAGAATATATCTTTAAGTTATCCCTGCTTGGGAAGAGATATGATCAAGTGATGAGCATGATAAAAAAATCTGAACTATGTGGACAGGCCATGATTGCTTATCTGCAGCAGAAGGGTTTCCCACAAGTTGCTCTTTACTTTGTGAAGGATGAAAGAACTCGATTTAACTTAGCCCTTGAAAGCGGCAACATCGAAAAAGCCCTTGAATCTGCTAAGAAGATCGATGAGAAAGACCACTGGTACAGGCTAGGGGTGGAGGCCCTTCGTCAGGGAAATGCTGGGATTGTTGAATACGCTTACCAAAAGACCAAAAACTTTGGTAGGCTGTCATTTCATTATCTGATAACTGGTAATCTTGAAAAATTGTCCAAAATGATGAGGATTGCTGAGGTCAAGAACGATGTTATGGGCCAGTTCCATGATGCACTATATATTGGTGATGTGCAGGAGCGAGTTAAGATTCTGAAAAATGCAGGCCATCTCCCTCTTGCCTATGTCACAGCCAAAGTCCATGGGCTCAATGACATTGCGGAGGGTATAGCTGGGGAACTTGGGGATAATGTTCCTTCTTTACCTGGGAAAGCCGAACTGTTAACGCCCCCGAGTCCGGTCTTATGTGCTGGTGATTGGCCATTGTTAATGGTCAGTAAAGGAATTTTTGAAGGTGGCCTTGATGATACTGTCAAAGATGGACATGAGGATTATGAAGAGGCCGCAGATGCTGATTGGGGCGAGGGCTTGGATGTCGGTGAGGTGGACAATATGCAGAATGGGGACATAAACGCATTGCTGGAGGATGATGATAAGGAGGAGAATGAAGAAGGAGGATGGGGTCTGGAGGACTTGGATCTGCCTGCTGATGCTGACACTCCAAGAACAGCTCCACATGCACGTTCTTCTGTATTTGTTGCCCCAACCCCTGGTATTCCCGTAGGCCAGATTTGGGCCCAAAGATCGTCCCTTGCCGCTGAACATGCTGCTGCGGGAGACTTTGACACAGCAATGCGCCTATTGAGCCGTCAGTTAGGGATAAGGAATTTCTCTCCTTTGAAGTCTCTTTTTATTGACATTCACATGGGCAGTCACACTTACCTATGGGCCTTCTCCTCGGCTCCGGTGATATCAGTGGCGGTGGAAAGAGGTTGGAACGAGTCAGCAAGTCCCAATGTGCGGTCCCCCCCTGCACTTGCGTTTAATTTCTCTCAATTAGATGAGAAGCTCAAGGCTGGTTACAAGTCTACGACTGCTGGAAAGTTTTCTGAAGctcttagactttttcaatctATTCTTCACACAATCCCACTGATTGTGGTTGAAACGCGGAGAGAAGTGGACGAAGTTAAGGAGTTGATTATCATAGTGAAGGAGTATGTTTTGGGTTTGAAGATGGAGCTTCAGAGGAGGGAATTGAAGGACGACCCGGTTCGTCAGCAGGAACTTGCTGCCTATTTCACCCACTGCAACCTCCAGCTTCCCCACACACGACTCGCATTATTGAATGCCATGACTGTTTGCTATAAGGCCCAGAATCTGAGCACTGCTGCCAACTTTGCCAATCGACTTCTGGAAACCAACCCAAGTAACGAAAACCAAGCTCGAACCGCTCGACAGGTTCTGCAGGCTGCCGGAAGGAATATGAAAGACGCTACACAGCTGAAATATGATTTCAGAAACCCATTCGTGTTGTGTGGAGCCACGTATGTCCCAATATACCGAGGCCAGAGAGACATAACTTGCCCCTACTGCAGCACGCACTTCGTCCCATCTCAGGAAGGTCAGCTTTGCACTGTTTGTGACCTTGCAGTGGTCGGATCTGATGCATCCGGCTTACGCTGTTCTCCTACGCAAAGATGA